A single region of the Fibrobacter sp. UWP2 genome encodes:
- a CDS encoding flavodoxin: MAAEKKILVVYYSRADENYSVGNISKGNTEIIAEMIAKKTGGTLLHVEPAKEYPKKYDDCINVAKKELAQDARPAIKPVNVNPEEFDEIYVGYPVWWGEMPMPMFTFFEKYNLKGKTIHPFVTHEGSGLSGVARLKKVTGANVTPGLAIYGHVAQNERDKAQKEVDKWVK, translated from the coding sequence ATGGCAGCAGAAAAGAAAATCCTCGTCGTTTACTATTCCCGCGCCGACGAAAACTACAGCGTCGGGAACATTTCCAAGGGCAATACCGAAATCATTGCCGAGATGATTGCGAAAAAGACGGGCGGCACGCTTTTGCACGTGGAACCCGCGAAGGAATACCCCAAGAAATACGATGACTGCATCAATGTGGCCAAGAAGGAACTTGCGCAGGACGCACGCCCGGCCATCAAGCCGGTGAACGTGAACCCCGAAGAATTCGACGAAATTTACGTCGGTTACCCGGTGTGGTGGGGCGAAATGCCCATGCCCATGTTCACCTTCTTCGAGAAGTATAACCTGAAAGGCAAGACGATTCACCCGTTCGTGACCCACGAAGGCAGCGGCCTCTCGGGTGTAGCCCGCCTCAAGAAGGTGACCGGCGCGAACGTGACTCCCGGCCTCGCCATCTACGGACACGTGGCCCAGAACGAACGCGACAAGGCCCAGAAAGAAGTCGACAAGTGGGTGAAGTAG
- a CDS encoding DUF86 domain-containing protein codes for MLESLLKIQKYTRDIHSTEELLEKEDQMVFNACLTLLANIGESINKLSDAAKAGIASENIQAIRGMRNRIVHDYAGLDSFVVYNTIKNDLDPLKETFIKIIREGLANKSFDEGEFEAAKNAGFYKFIDFSVI; via the coding sequence ATGCTCGAATCCCTGTTGAAAATTCAAAAATATACACGGGATATTCATTCCACCGAAGAACTTCTTGAGAAAGAAGACCAGATGGTATTCAACGCATGTTTGACTTTGCTTGCAAACATAGGCGAATCCATCAACAAACTCTCGGACGCCGCCAAAGCGGGAATCGCAAGCGAAAACATTCAGGCAATTCGCGGTATGCGCAACAGGATTGTTCACGATTATGCTGGGCTCGACTCGTTTGTTGTTTACAACACTATAAAGAACGATCTTGATCCGCTAAAGGAAACCTTTATCAAAATCATTAGAGAAGGTCTAGCAAACAAGTCCTTTGACGAAGGTGAATTTGAAGCAGCGAAAAACGCGGGCTTTTACAAGTTCATTGATTTCAGTGTAATTTAA
- a CDS encoding nucleotidyltransferase family protein, with translation MVFAENILRIFRENKLLAKYRLKDVFVFGSSVRTATPNDIDLLVRDFQDYNDLLSLRKELSEKTGKSVDVVIEKFANPIILYRASKESIRVE, from the coding sequence ATGGTGTTCGCCGAAAACATATTACGGATATTCCGTGAAAACAAACTTCTTGCGAAGTATCGCCTGAAGGATGTCTTTGTTTTCGGTTCGTCTGTTCGAACAGCAACTCCCAACGACATCGACCTGCTAGTCCGTGATTTCCAGGACTACAATGACCTGTTGTCCTTGCGAAAGGAACTTTCCGAAAAAACTGGCAAGTCCGTGGATGTCGTCATAGAGAAGTTCGCAAACCCCATTATCCTGTATCGAGCAAGCAAGGAGTCCATCCGTGTCGAATGA
- a CDS encoding aldo/keto reductase, with the protein MRWFSFLFVFLFMACSSDAASQAMPKVSNKGDSIVQNSKGAAPTVKLNSGFDMPILGLGTWTLRGKVAEDAVYVAIKNGYRLIDTAKYYDNEESVGRGIRRAIDDGLVKREDLFVTSKLVPWSNSLDEDIDDSLEKLGLEYIDLMLLHQHGSDAEDKAVYKAMERAVKAKKIRSIGISNYYTEKTAKRFFADFEIKPAVVQNENHVFYQNTEFKEYAKRYGAVVESYYPLGGRGHTEDVLGNKVVAKIAKAHGKSAAQVVLRWHVQSGYIAIPGSKNPDHIAENISIFDFELTDDEMKQIASLNTGHRYENW; encoded by the coding sequence ATGAGGTGGTTCAGTTTCTTGTTCGTTTTCCTGTTCATGGCGTGTTCGAGCGATGCCGCGTCGCAGGCTATGCCGAAGGTATCGAATAAAGGAGATTCGATTGTGCAGAACAGCAAAGGGGCGGCCCCAACGGTCAAGTTGAATTCGGGTTTCGATATGCCAATTCTCGGGCTTGGCACTTGGACTTTGCGCGGCAAGGTGGCTGAAGACGCAGTCTATGTCGCCATCAAGAACGGGTATCGATTGATTGATACGGCAAAATATTACGACAACGAAGAATCCGTGGGTAGGGGTATTCGTCGGGCGATTGACGATGGGCTCGTGAAGCGCGAAGATTTGTTCGTGACATCGAAACTGGTGCCGTGGAGCAACTCCTTGGACGAAGACATCGACGACTCACTCGAAAAGCTGGGGCTCGAATATATTGATTTGATGCTGTTGCACCAGCACGGGAGCGACGCCGAGGACAAGGCGGTTTACAAGGCTATGGAACGCGCGGTGAAGGCGAAGAAGATCCGTTCCATCGGCATATCGAATTACTACACCGAAAAGACGGCGAAGCGCTTTTTTGCCGATTTCGAAATCAAACCTGCCGTGGTGCAAAACGAGAACCATGTGTTTTACCAGAACACGGAATTCAAGGAATACGCAAAACGATACGGCGCTGTGGTGGAATCTTATTACCCGCTGGGCGGGCGCGGCCACACCGAAGACGTCTTGGGGAACAAGGTTGTCGCAAAGATAGCGAAGGCTCACGGGAAATCGGCCGCTCAGGTGGTGTTGCGCTGGCATGTGCAATCGGGCTACATTGCCATTCCGGGCTCCAAGAACCCTGACCACATCGCAGAAAACATATCGATTTT